In one window of Hevea brasiliensis isolate MT/VB/25A 57/8 chromosome 10, ASM3005281v1, whole genome shotgun sequence DNA:
- the LOC110646046 gene encoding uncharacterized protein At4g08330, chloroplastic isoform X1 encodes MPTKLQRESTTSCGSCGYPLNLTSSNRITSNIGSEYHKSIKKGFISFLSVDLSRFTQVDEVNCLPFYWGRYRSKTKLLCRKCGVHIGYGYGDSPALCGFDSPSSSSSAYKKFAIKIRALQPSHEC; translated from the exons ATGCCAACTAAATTGCAGCGAGAAAGTACTACTAG CTGTGGGTCTTGTGGATACCCTTTGAACTTAACATCTTCCAATCGAATCACTTCCAACATAGGTTCTGAATATCACAAATCCATAAAGAAAGGTTTTATCTCCTTCCTGTCTGTTGATCTTAGCCGGTTCACGCAGGTTGATGAGGTAAATTGTCTTCCTTTCTACTGGGGCCGCTATCGTTCAAAAACTAAACTTCTTTGCCGTAAATGTGGAGTTCATATAGGTTATGGTTATGGCGATTCTCCTGCTCTCTGTGGTTTTGATTCCCCCAGCTCGTCTAGCTCAGCTTATAAAAAGTTTGCCATAAAGATCCGAGCTTTACAGCCTTCACATGAGTGCTAA
- the LOC110646052 gene encoding ribonuclease 2 has product MASLSVKSTLLHLQLAFLLLVMVSFCMVDEVSARPRQREFDYFKLALQWPGTYCQHTRHCCSSNACCRGSNVPTEFTIHGLWPDYNDGTWPACCRRSDFEEKEISTLLDGLKKYWPSLSCGSSSTCHGTKGSFWAHEWEKHGTCSSPVVQDEYSYFVTALNVYFKYNVTKVLNEAGYIPSNTEKYPLGGLVSAIENAFHATPSLVCSEGAVQELYLCFYKDFKPRDCVVGSIIQDVYSSKSSCPMYVSLPLYFSSGLDVAETAISWIPDNEAL; this is encoded by the exons ATGGCGTCTCTCTCTGTCAAATCAACACTACTTCATCTTCAGCTTGCTTTCCTCCTCCTCGTAATGGTATCGTTTTGCATGGTTGATGAGGTTAGCGCGAGACCACGACAAAGAGAGTTCGATTATTTCAAGTTGGCTCTGCAATGGCCTGGCACTTACTGCCAGCACACTCGCCATTGCTGCTCCTCTAATGCTTGCTGCCGAGG TTCAAATGTTCCAACTGAATTTACAATCC ATGGGCTGTGGCCTGACTATAACGATGGAACCTGGCCTGCCTGTTGCAGGCGATCGGATTTTGAAGAAAAAGAG ATCTCAACATTGCTTGATGGTCTAAAGAAGTATTGGCCATCATTAAGTTGTGGTTCATCGTCAACTTGTCATGGTACAAAAGGATCATTTTGGGCACATGAG TGGG AGAAGCATGGGACTTGCTCCTCTCCAGTTGTCCAAGACGAATACAGTTATTTTGTAACAGCCCTTAATGTATACTTTAAGTATAATGTCACG AAAGTACTGAATGAAGCGGGATATATTCCTTCAAATACTGAAAAATATCCTCTTGGAGGTCTTGTCTCTGCCATTGAGAATGCTTTCCATGCAACCCCATCACTGGTTTGCTCAGAAGGTGCTGTACAGGAACTTTATTTGTGCTTCTACAAGGATTTCAAG CCTCGGGACTGTGTAGTTGGATCAATAATTCAAGACGTATATTCCTCAAAAAGCTCATGTCCAATGTATGTTAGCCTGCCGTTATATTTTTCATCTG GCCTTGATGTTGCTGAAACTGCAATCTCATGGATACCAGATAATGAAGCTCTCTGA
- the LOC110646046 gene encoding uncharacterized protein At4g08330, chloroplastic isoform X2 has product MSQADVSYSCGSCGYPLNLTSSNRITSNIGSEYHKSIKKGFISFLSVDLSRFTQVDEVNCLPFYWGRYRSKTKLLCRKCGVHIGYGYGDSPALCGFDSPSSSSSAYKKFAIKIRALQPSHEC; this is encoded by the exons ATGTCCCAAGCTGATGTCTCTTACAG CTGTGGGTCTTGTGGATACCCTTTGAACTTAACATCTTCCAATCGAATCACTTCCAACATAGGTTCTGAATATCACAAATCCATAAAGAAAGGTTTTATCTCCTTCCTGTCTGTTGATCTTAGCCGGTTCACGCAGGTTGATGAGGTAAATTGTCTTCCTTTCTACTGGGGCCGCTATCGTTCAAAAACTAAACTTCTTTGCCGTAAATGTGGAGTTCATATAGGTTATGGTTATGGCGATTCTCCTGCTCTCTGTGGTTTTGATTCCCCCAGCTCGTCTAGCTCAGCTTATAAAAAGTTTGCCATAAAGATCCGAGCTTTACAGCCTTCACATGAGTGCTAA
- the LOC110646051 gene encoding uncharacterized protein LOC110646051, whose amino-acid sequence MVRLFLSEPNWKEDRGGGDSGVSKQWILLLNQLESVIWSLMTSGGRAEARLWLCNTIAGITSITSRQQRDLFVNLLRTRLPNQGLASQLLQMIFEKRPQKAGPVIAERSYVLEKFFEGNPKRIMQWFSNFAGGGGLDHKKGAKALSQFAFVNRDICWEELEWKGKHGQSPAVVATKPHYFLDLDVQRTIENFLENVPEFWSSSEFAESLRDGDILSIDTKYFVEFFVGLMYKEDSNVWDVISEFLMEESFSSLCNRLLISLEERELLAALELLHRYYSLNMEPVDFGNSSCWLDFVLSKFNDCESLDQLLLLNAVTNQGRQLLRLVNDEESQEEQTKIKDIVSQICTISSTANSLVPFLKECFKMKTMEATKFLGLQSWVIHYALSEENWISESWESLFSNNGISFRKSDKYAMLHHDGLSEENDSELDDGASVKRKHRKKKKSRKKRRRNFDDDDIYDNELLDLHASNSQLELQTKSGSWLLSTDGFSASWTNVDLPEHLSKFCFSVWMKWVFAK is encoded by the exons ATGGTTCGCTTGTTTTTGTCGGAGCCTAACTGGAAAGAAGATAGAGGAGGTGGAGATAGTGGGGTTTCCAAGCAATGGATATTGCTTTTGAACCAATTGGAATCCGTTATCTGGTCGTTGATGACTTCTGGGGGTCGAGCAGAAGCTCGTTTATGGCTATGCAATACAATAGCAGGCATTACTTCCATAACCTCTCGCCAGCAGCGGGACCTATTCGTGAACTTACTAAGAACCAGGCTTCCAAATCAGGGTTTAGCATCCCAGCTTTTGCAAATGATATTTGAAAAGAGGCCGCAGAAAGCAGGGCCTGTCATAGCCGAGAGAAGCTATGTGCTTGAGAAGTTCTTTGAAG GAAATCCAAAGCGTATAATGCAATGGTTTTCTAACTTTGCTGGTGGTGGTGGATTGGATCATAAAAAAGGTGCCAAAGCATTATCACAATTCGCATTTGTGAATCGTGATATATGCTGGGAGGAGCTTGAGTGGAAAGGAAAACATGGGCAATCACCTGCGGTGGTGGCTACAAAGCCTCATTACTTTCTTGATTTGGATGTCCAACGAACAATAGAAAATTTTCTTGAAAACGTACCTGAATTTTGGTCATCCAGTGAGTTTGCTGAGTCCTTGAGAGATGGTGATATTTTGTCCATTGATACTAAATACTTTGTAGAATTTTTTGTTGGCTTGATGTACAAAGAGGATTCAAATGTATGGGATGTCATAAGTGAGTTTCTTATGGAGGAATCTTTTTCATCTTTGTGTAATCGCCTCCTTATCAGTCTTGAAGAGAGGGAATTGCTCGCTGCTCTAGAATTGCTTCATAGATATTATAGCCTAAACATGGAACCTGTGGATTTTGGTAACTCATCTTGTTGGCTTGATTTTGTACTTTCCAAATTCAATGATTGTGAATCTCTTGATCAGCTACTTCTGTTAAATGCGGTTACAAATCAAGGACGCCAGCTTCTGCGGCTTGTGAATGATGAAGAGTCACAGGAGGAACAAACAAAAATCAAGGACATTGTATCTCAGATCTGCACTATCTCAAGCACTGCCAACAGCTTGGTCCCTTTTCTGAAGGAGTGCTTCAAGATGAAAACCATGGAAGCAACTAAGTTCTTGGGGCTTCAGTCTTGGGTTATTCATTATGCGTTATCGGAGGAAAACTGGATTTCTGAGTCCTGGGAATCTTTATTTTCAAATAATGGTATAAGTTTTCGAAAATCTGATAAATATGCAATGCTACATCATGATGGATTGTCGGAAGAAAATGACTCTGAATTGGATGATGGTGCATCAGTTAAAAGAAAGcataggaagaaaaagaaaagtagaaAAAAGAGGAGAAGGAACTTTGATGATGATGACATCTATGACAATGAGCTGCTGGATCTCCATGCATCAAACAGTCAGCTGGAATTGCAAACAAAGTCTGGAAGTTGGTTGCTCTCTACAGATGGATTTTCTGCATCATGGACCAAT GTGGACTTGCCTGAACACCTCTCAAAGTTTTGCTTTTCTGTGTGGATGAAGTGGGTTTTTGCTAAGTGA
- the LOC110646046 gene encoding uncharacterized protein At4g08330, chloroplastic isoform X3: protein MKSCGSCGYPLNLTSSNRITSNIGSEYHKSIKKGFISFLSVDLSRFTQVDEVNCLPFYWGRYRSKTKLLCRKCGVHIGYGYGDSPALCGFDSPSSSSSAYKKFAIKIRALQPSHEC, encoded by the exons ATGAAAAG CTGTGGGTCTTGTGGATACCCTTTGAACTTAACATCTTCCAATCGAATCACTTCCAACATAGGTTCTGAATATCACAAATCCATAAAGAAAGGTTTTATCTCCTTCCTGTCTGTTGATCTTAGCCGGTTCACGCAGGTTGATGAGGTAAATTGTCTTCCTTTCTACTGGGGCCGCTATCGTTCAAAAACTAAACTTCTTTGCCGTAAATGTGGAGTTCATATAGGTTATGGTTATGGCGATTCTCCTGCTCTCTGTGGTTTTGATTCCCCCAGCTCGTCTAGCTCAGCTTATAAAAAGTTTGCCATAAAGATCCGAGCTTTACAGCCTTCACATGAGTGCTAA
- the LOC110646048 gene encoding UDP-glycosyltransferase 74G1-like, protein MIDSHTFPTGYLILKQRKWQCFITEPTMEEEKVKKACKPHCIVVSFPAQGHVNPMLEFSKRLQHKGVKVSLVITRFFAKTITHIPSSGSTSIALETISNGYDEGGVDAIVNGKVYQETLRRVGSQTLSDLIQKLNASAFPVDCIVYNSFMPWCLPVAKKFGLHSAVFFTQSCAVDIIYYHVSRGLIKLPLSENETLLAPGLPPLQPQDLPSMDINLLLTALEFYWLDEY, encoded by the exons ATGATCGACAGCCATACATTTCCTACTGGCTATCTGATACTAAAGCAAAGGAAATGGCAATGCTTTATTACAGAACCAACAATGGAGGAGGAGAAGGTGAAGAAAGCATGCAAACCTCACTGTATAGTAGTATCATTTCCAGCCCAAGGTCACGTAAACCCAATGCTTGAATTCTCCAAGCGCTTACAACACAAAGGAGTCAAGGTTTCTCTAGTTATCACTCGCTTTTTTGCCAAAACTATCACCCATATTCCATCATCTGGATCCACCTCCATTGCCCTCGAAACCATATCTAATGGCTACGATGAAGGTGGTGTAGATGCCATAGTAAATGGCAAGGTCTACCAGGAAACGTTGAGGAGGGTGGGTTCCCAAACGCTTTCTGATCTTATTCAGAAGTTGAATGCTTCTGCCTTCCCTGTAGATTGCATTGTTTATAATTCTTTTATGCCTTGGTGTCTTCCAGTTGCCAAGAAATTTGGGTTGCATTCTGCTGTTTTTTTCACTCAATCTTGTGCTGTTGATATTATATATTATCATGTTTCTCGAGGGCTGATCAAACTTCCCCTTAGCGAGAATGAAACCTTATTGGCTCCTGGATTGCCTCCTCTTCAACCTCAAGATCTTCCATCTATGGATATCAACCTCCTG CTTACTGCACTGGAGTTCTATTGGCTCGATGAGTATTGA
- the LOC110646054 gene encoding 60S ribosomal protein L5 yields MLQMDEEYEGNVEICNSFYVQGNGGDFSVETAGSRRPFRALLDVGLVRTTTGNRVFGALKGALDGGLDIPHSDKSFAGFNKESKQLDAELHRKYFYGGHVAAYMRMLMEDELEKFQTHFSEYIKKGIEADNMEEVYKKVHAAIRADPTAKKAEKQPPKQHKRYNLKKMTYEERKAKLVERLTALNSAAEDDDDDE; encoded by the exons ATGCTTCAGATGGATGAGGAATACGAGGGAAATGTTGAG ATATGCAACTCATTCTATGTACAGGGAAATGGAGGAGATTTTTCTGTTGAAACAGCTGGGAGCAGGAGGCCTTTTCGTGCTCTCCTTGATGTTGGACTTGTGAGGACAACAACTGGGAATCGTGTTTTCGGTGCTCTTAAG GGAGCTTTGGATGGTGGACTTGATATTCCTCACAGTGACAAGAGTTTTGCAGGATTCAACAAGGAGAGCAAGCAGCTTGATGCCGAACTCCATCGGAAGTACTTCTATGGCGGCCATGTTGCCGCATACATGAGG ATGTTAATGGAAGATGAACTAGAGAAGTTCCAGACTCACTTCAGTGAGTACATAAAGAAAGGCATTGAAGCTGATAACATGGAAGAGGTGTACAAGAAAGTTCATGCTGCCATACGTGCAGATCCCACAGCAAAGAAGGCGGAGAAGCAGCCTCCAAAGCAGCATAAAAG ATACAACTTAAAGAAGATGACCTATGAGGAAAGAAAGGCCAAGTTGGTTGAGAGGTTGACGGCACTCAACTCTGCTGCtgaggatgatgatgatgatgagtaA
- the LOC131169795 gene encoding F-box/LRR-repeat protein 12, translating to MEDHSNDVLTSVMHLPDDCLTIIFQWLDSSTDRESFGLTCRHWCNIQNMSRRSLQFQSSFTHNLASSSQTSLRIDSYHLHKLLTRFQHLHYLSLSGCTELPDLGLTPLHLYGSKLLSLHLDCCFGLTDNGLSLVATGCPSLMVINLSRCNITDVGLEALANGCPALKQINLSYCPLVSDSGLRALSQACHQLQTVKMSCCREINGIGLTGCSPTLAYIDAESCNLETKGIMGIVSGGGLEYLNVSGISCSIHEDGLAAIGSGFATRLKILNLRMCRTVGDHSIMAIAKGCPLLQEWNLALCHSVMISGWKSIGSNCKKLEKLHVNRCRNLSDHGLQALREGCKRLSVLYISKCCRLSSTAIELFKLYRGNVEIREEEIMCVGPDWTIR from the coding sequence ATGGAAGATCATTCAAATGATGTTCTTACCTCTGTGATGCACCTGCCCGATGATTGCCTTACTATTATTTTCCAATGGCTTGACTCTAGTACTGATCGTGAATCATTTGGGTTAACTTGCCGTCACTGGTGTAATATACAAAATATGAGCCGCCGGTCCTTACAATTTCAATCCTCATTCACGCACAACCTTGCTTCATCATCTCAGACTAGCCTTCGTATTGATTCCTACCATCTTCATAAGCTGCTCACCCGTTTTCAGCATTTGCACTACTTGTCACTTTCTGGTTGCACTGAGCTACCTGATTTAGGCCTAACCCCATTGCACTTGTATGGTTCAAAGTTGCTCTCCCTTCATCTTGATTGCTGTTTTGGACTCACAGATAATGGACTTTCCCTGGTTGCTACTGGTTGCCCCTCTCTAATGGTTATTAATCTTTCCCGATGCAATATTACTGATGTTGGGTTAGAAGCTCTAGCGAATGGTTGCCCAGCTTTGAAGCAAATAAATCTTTCATACTGTCCACTTGTTTCTGACTCTGGACTGAGAGCTCTTTCTCAAGCATGCCATCAGCTTCAAACGGTTAAGATGTCTTGTTGCAGGGAAATAAATGGTATTGGTCTTACAGGTTGTTCACCAACTTTAGCTTATATAGATGCTGAGTCTTGTAACCTTGAAACAAAAGGGATAATGGGAATTGTTAGTGGAGGTGGGCTTGAGTATTTAAATGTGTCTGGTATAAGCTGTTCCATTCATGAAGATGGTTTGGCAGCAATTGGTTCAGGTTTTGCCACAAGGCTTAAAATTCTCAACCTTCGGATGTGCAGAACTGTTGGTGACCACTCCATCATGGCAATAGCAAAGGGTTGCCCATTGCTCCAAGAATGGAATTTGGCATTATGTCATTCAGTCATGATTTCAGGATGGAAGTCTATAGGGTCCAATTGCAAAAAATTGGAGAAACTTCATGTGAATCGCTGCCGGAATTTGTCTGATCATGGACTGCAGGCTCTGAGAGAAGGGTGCAAAAGGCTCTCAGTTTTATATATTAGCAAGTGTTGTCGATTATCTTCTACTGCAATAGAGTTGTTCAAGTTGTATAGAGGTAACGTTGAGATCAGGGAAGAAGAGATCATGTGTGTGGGACCTGACTGGACAATTAGATAA
- the LOC110646053 gene encoding uncharacterized protein LOC110646053 has translation MGYAQLVIGPAGSGKSTYCSSLYQHCETVRRSIHIVNLDPAAEHFDYPVAMDIRELISLDDVMEELGLGPNGALIYCMEELEDNLDDWLTEQLDNYTDDDYLVFDCPGQIELFSHVPVLRNFVEHLKRKNFNVCAVYLIDSQFITDVTKFISGCMASLSAMVQLELPHVNILSKMDLLTNKKDVEDYLNPEPRALLSELNQRMAPQFLKLNKALIELVDEYSMVNFVPLDLRKESSIKYVLAQIDNCIQYGEDADVKVRDFDPEDDDE, from the exons ATGGGCTATGCACAACTTGTAATTGGCCCTGCAGGCAGTGGAAAG TCCACTTATTGCTCTAGTTTGTACCAACATTGTGAAACAGTCAGGCGGTCAATACACATTGTGAACCTAGATCCTGCTGCAGAACATTTTGATTATCCTGTGGCTATGG ATATCAGGGAACTCATTTCCTTGGATGATGTTATGGAGGAACTTGGTCTTGGTCCCAATGGAGCTCTTATTTATTGCATGGA AGAGCTTGAAGACAATTTGGATGACTGGTTGACAGAACAGCTGGATAATTACACTGATGATGACTATCTAGTTTTTGACTGCCCAG GCCAGATAGAACTTTTTTCACATGTTCCGGTGCTTCGGAACTTTGTGGAGCACTTGAAGCGTAAAAATTTCAATGTCTGTGCTGTGTACTTAATTGATTCACAG TTCATCACAGATGTGACCAAGTTTATAAGTGGGTGTATGGCATCCCTTTCTGCAATGGTACAACTTGAATTGCCTCATGTTAATATCCTCTCCAAAATGGACCTCTTAACCAACAAAAAGGACGTTGAAGA TTACTTGAATCCAGAGCCTCGAGCTTTGTTGTCAGAACTGAATCAACGCATGGCCCCTCAGTTTTTAAAGCTAAATAAAGCTTTGATTGAACTG GTGGATGAGTATAGCATGGTGAATTTTGTGCCACTTGACCTGAGGAAGGAAAGCAG tataaaatatgttttggctCAAATTGACAACTGCATTCAATATGGAGAAGATGCGGACGTGAAGGTTAGAGATTTTGATCCAGAGGATGATGATGAGTAG